A window from Deinococcus reticulitermitis encodes these proteins:
- a CDS encoding DNA glycosylase AlkZ-like family protein yields MTDLSPAALRAAALRTLAPQASVQAALDTLAFVQADPIRSPARAQDLTLLARVGGYRAGDLERLYPDLDAEEDMLPNYGFVPRRVQALLHPREVGVTHIEREHPEILDEVRAFLREHAEVHPRDIAALLGRGRVGNAWGGQSSATTRALDALHYRGEARVTRRVSGVRLYGPAPHLAALRAAPLPDEERLRGAVHLLAALYGPLPEASLGYLVTLARFGFPHLHGELRTAFKRVAKEELTGAKVDGVRYVWPAEWTLEAGDRAGVPSGVRIVGPFDPLVWDRRRFAHLHGWAYKFEAYTPPARRTMGYYALPVFQAEQAIGWANLKVEAGELRAEFGFIPGIRQTGMLKRGLDQELTRYRVFLGLDQRVGKT; encoded by the coding sequence CGGACCTCTCCCCCGCCGCTCTGCGCGCCGCCGCCCTGCGGACCCTCGCGCCGCAGGCGAGTGTGCAGGCCGCGCTGGACACGCTCGCCTTCGTGCAGGCCGACCCCATCCGCTCGCCCGCGCGGGCGCAGGACCTGACGCTGCTGGCGCGGGTGGGGGGCTACCGCGCCGGCGACTTGGAGCGCCTCTACCCGGACCTCGACGCCGAGGAGGACATGCTGCCCAACTACGGCTTCGTGCCCCGGCGCGTGCAGGCGCTGCTGCACCCGCGCGAAGTCGGCGTGACCCACATAGAGCGCGAGCACCCCGAGATTCTGGACGAGGTGCGCGCCTTCCTCCGCGAGCACGCCGAGGTCCATCCGCGCGACATCGCCGCCCTGCTCGGGCGCGGGCGCGTCGGCAACGCCTGGGGCGGGCAGTCGAGCGCCACCACCCGGGCGCTGGACGCGCTGCACTACCGGGGCGAGGCGCGGGTCACGCGGCGCGTCTCGGGCGTGCGGCTCTACGGCCCGGCGCCGCACCTCGCCGCGCTGCGGGCCGCTCCCCTCCCCGACGAGGAGCGGCTGCGCGGCGCCGTCCACCTCCTCGCCGCGCTCTACGGTCCACTGCCGGAGGCGAGCCTGGGTTACCTCGTCACCCTCGCGCGCTTCGGCTTTCCGCATCTGCACGGCGAGTTGCGCACCGCCTTCAAACGGGTGGCGAAGGAGGAGCTGACGGGCGCGAAGGTGGACGGCGTGCGCTACGTCTGGCCCGCCGAGTGGACGCTGGAGGCCGGAGATAGAGCCGGGGTCCCGTCCGGCGTGCGGATCGTCGGCCCCTTCGATCCGCTGGTGTGGGACCGGCGCCGCTTCGCGCACCTGCACGGCTGGGCCTACAAGTTCGAGGCGTACACGCCGCCCGCCCGGCGAACGATGGGGTATTACGCCCTCCCCGTCTTCCAGGCGGAACAGGCCATCGGCTGGGCGAATCTGAAGGTGGAGGCCGGCGAGCTCAGGGCCGAGTTCGGCTTCATCCCCGGCATCCGGCAGACCGGAATGCTGAAGCGGGGGCTGGACCAGGAGCTGACGCGCTACCGGGTCTTCCTGGGCCTGGATCAGCGCGTCGGGAAGACCTGA